A genomic segment from Capra hircus breed San Clemente chromosome 15, ASM170441v1, whole genome shotgun sequence encodes:
- the LOC102183146 gene encoding olfactory receptor 5W2-like, translating into MDTGNCSSLTEFIFLGITDNTKTKVILFTMFLLVYLVTLLANLGMITLIRMDPQLHTPMYFFLSHLSFCDLCISTAVGPKMLVDLLAKNKPIPFYGCALQLLVLYTFIDCECLLLAVMAYDRYRAISSPLLYAVSMSSRVCSLLMAGVYLVSIAETLIHMTLAFRLCFCGSNEINHFFCDVAPLLLLSCSDTQVNELLIFTAFGFIELSTVSGVLVSYCYIILSVLKIHSAKGGFKAFSTCVSHLTSVAIFQGTMLFMYFRPSSSYSLDEDKMTSLFYTLVIPMLNPLIYSLRNKDVKQTLNKLKDKWF; encoded by the coding sequence ATGGACACAGGGAATTGCTCCTCCTTAACTGAATTCATTTTCTTGGGAATTACTGATAACACCAAGACCAAAGTGATTCTATTTACCATGTTTCTCCTTGTTTATCTCGTTACTCTTCTGGCAAATCTGGGAATGATCACCCTGATTAGGATGGATCCCCAGCTGCACACacccatgtactttttcctcagCCACCTCTCCTTCTGTGACCTCTGCATTTCCACAGCAGTTGGCCCCAAGATGCTGGTGGACCTATTGGCTAAGAACAAACCAATTCCCTTCTATGGCTGTGCCCTACAATTACTGGTGCTCTATACCTTTATAGATTGTGAGTGTCTCCTGCTGgcagtgatggcctatgaccggtACAGGGCCATCAGCAGCCCCttgctctatgcagtcagcatgtCCAGCAGGGTGTGCTCCCTGCTCATGGCGGGGGTTTACCTGGTGAGTATAGCAGAGACTTTGATACACATGACATTAGCATTCCGCTTATGTTTCTGTGGGTCAAATGAGATTAACCACTTTTTCTGTGATGTTGCTCCTCTCCTATTGCTATCTTGCTCAGACACACAGGTCAATGAGTTACTGATATTTACTGCTTTTGGCTTCATTGAACTGAGTACAGTTTCAGGAGTTCTTGTCTCTTATTGTTATATTATCCTATCAGTCTTGAAGATCCACTCTGCTAAAGGGGGGTTCAAAGCTTTCTCTACTTGTGTCTCTCACCTAACTTCTGTGGCAATTTTCCAGGGAACGATGCTCTTCATGTATTTCAGGCCGAGTTCATCCTACTCTCTAGATGAAGACAAAATGACCTCTTTGTTTTACACCCTTGTGATTCCCATGTTGAACCCTCTGATTTATAGTCTAAGGAATAAAGATGTGAAACAGACTCTGAACAAATTGAAGgataaatggttttaa
- the LOC108637601 gene encoding olfactory receptor 5D18-like, with translation MVLNEGNQSSVTMLILLGFSGYPCLQAPLFLVFLAIYTVTLVGNLGIVVVIRTSPKLHTPMYFFLSHLSFSDICSSSVFTPKLLGILVVEDRVISFKGCMAQFFFGCAFVIAEMSMLAVMAYDRCVAVCNPLLCTAAMSPKLCSLLVAGTYTWGGMCSWTITCSLLELSFSGSNVIHHFGCEYSAIISASCSDSHFSQLMCFLISTLNEVCSLLIILTSYAFIVVTIIKMPSAAGLRKAFSTCASHLTAITIFQGTVLFLYCVPNSKSSWLLIKVATVFFTVMSPMLNPLIYSLRNKDVKETVRSLITMKLLSPAI, from the coding sequence ATGGTACTGAATGAAGGAAATCAGAGCTCTGTGACCATGTTGATCCTCTTGGGCTTCTCAGGATACCCATGCCTCCAGGCACCCCTTTTCTTGGTGTTCTTGGCCATTTACACAGTCACTCTGGTGGGGAACCTTGGCATAGTTGTGGTCATAAGGACCAGTCCCAAACTCCACACAcccatgtatttttttctcagcCATCTCTCCTTTTCGGATATTTGCTCTTCCAGTGTATTTACACCCAAACTCCTAGGTATCTTGGTTGTGGAAGACAGAGTTATCTCTTTCAAAGGATGCATGGCACagtttttctttggctgtgcatTTGTGATTGCGGAGATGTCCATGCTAGCAGTCATGGCCTATGACCGGTGTGTGGCTGTTTGTAACCCCCTGCTCTGCACAGCTGCTATGTCTCCTAAGCTCTGCAGCCTCCTGGTGGCTGGGACTTACACGTGGGGTGGAATGTGTTCCTGGACAATCACATGTTCTCTTTTGGAGCTGTCCTTCAGCGGGTCTAACGTCATACATCACTTTGGCTGTGAGTACTCTGCCATCATCTCTGCTTCCTGTTCTGACAGCCATTTCAGTCAACTGATGTGTTTCCTCATTTCTACACTAAATGAGGTATGTAGCCTCCTGATTATCCTCACGTCCTATGCTTTCATAGTTGTCACAATCATTAAGATGCCTTCAGCTGCTGGACTCCGAaaagccttctccacctgtgccTCCCATCTGACCGCCATCACCATTTTCCAAGGGACTGTTCTGTTCCTTTATTGTGTACCCAACTCCAAAAGCTCATGGCTCCTCATCAAAGTAGCCACTGTGTTCTTTACTGTCATGAGTCCTATGCTGAACCCTCTTATCTATAGCCTTAGGAATAAAGATGTGAAAGAGACAGTCAGGAGTTTGATAACTATGAAACTGCTTTCTCCCGCAATATAA
- the LOC108637602 gene encoding olfactory receptor 5D18-like — translation MASEAVVMDERNQSAGIPFVLSGFSEYPQLQVPLFLAFFTAYTISVVGNLGMVAIIRSNPKLHTPMYFFLSHLSFLDFCYSSITTPTLLEILVVDRRTISYVGCMMQFFFGCTLAITEMFMLAVMAYDQCVAVCNHLLCTAAMSPKLCSLLVAGTYTWGGSCSWTINCSLLEPSFCGSNGIHHFGCEYSAIVSASCSDSHFRQMTRFIISTLSEVCSLLIILASYIFIIVTIIKMPSAGGLRKAFSTCASHLTTITIFHGVILLLYCVPNSRSSWLFIKVATVLYTIVIPMLNPLIYSLRNNDVKETIRKLVKAKMFSHPM, via the exons ATGGCTTCTG AAGCCGTAGTGATGGATGAGAGAAATCAGAGTGCTGGAATCCCCTTCGTCCTCTCGGGCTTCTCCGAATACCCGCAGCTCCAGGTGCCCCTCTTCCTGGCCTTCTTCACCGCCTACACCATCTCTGTGGTGGGGAACCTGGGTATGGTTGCGATCATCAGAAGCAACCCCAAGcttcacacccccatgtacttcttcctcagccatctctcctttcttgatttttgtTACTCTTCTATAACCACACCTACACTCTTAGAGATCTTGGTTGTGGACAGAAGGACTATCTCCTACGTGGGTTGCATGATGCAATTCTTCTTTGGTTGCACACTTGCGATTACGGAGATGTTCATGCTAgccgtgatggcctatgaccaGTGTGTGGCTGTTTGTAACCACCTGCTCTGCACAGCTGCTATGTCTCCTAAGCTCTGCAGCCTCCTGGTCGCTGGAACCTACACGTGGGGTGGATCGTGTTCCTGGACGATCAACTGTTCTCTTTTGGAGCCGTCCTTCTGCGGTTCTAACGGCATACATCACTTTGGCTGTGAGTATTCTGCCATCGTCTCTGCCTCTTGCTCTGACTCTCACTTCAGGCAGATGACACGTTTTATCATTTCTACTCTCAGTGAAGTGTGTAGCCTCCTGATTATCCTCGCCTCCTATATTTTCATAATTGTCACAATCATCAAGATGCCTTCAGCTGGTGGACTCCGAAAAGCCTTCTCCACCTGCGCCTCCCACCTGACCACCATCACCATTTTCCATGGGGTCATCCTTCTTCTCTACTGTGTACCCAACTCCAGAAGCTCATGGCTCTTCATCAAAGTAGCCACTGTGCTTTACACAATAGTGATCCCCATGCTAAATCCCCTTATCTACAGCCTTAGAAATAATGATGTGAAGGAGACCATCAGAAAATTAGTCAAAGCCAAAATGTTTTCTCACCCCATGTAA